Proteins from a single region of Anser cygnoides isolate HZ-2024a breed goose chromosome 18, Taihu_goose_T2T_genome, whole genome shotgun sequence:
- the TLCD2 gene encoding TLC domain-containing protein 2 isoform X2 — MHCEEGQPLHVRGSGNPQQHGRGAPAAPSGPLLAASPPPFCLSQPSNGDAQGWPQDNGATGFYLYPGLHEDLVGTHPPGAHSLVAVSVGYFLEDFVDMLCNQKLHQSWELLFHHSVVIVCFGIAVLLHQYMGFAFVALLVEINSIFLHLRQILLMADLVHTTCYRLNSIVNLGTYVVFRITTLAWMTRWLLLNRQHVPLATYTVGIVGMAIMMPMNIILFYRLLRSDFFKSSRDVQREKEK, encoded by the exons ATGCACTGCGAGGAAGGACAGCCCCTGCACGTCCGTGGAAGTGGAAACCCACAGCAGCACGGGAGGGGGGCTCCCGCAGCACCCTCGGGACCGCTGCTggctgcatcccccccccccttctgccTTTCCCAACCGAGCAATGGCGATGCCCAGGGCTGGCCCCAAGACAACGGGGCCACGGG GTTCTACCTCTACCCCGGGCTGCACGAGGACCTGGTGGGCACGCACCCGCCCGGGGCGCACAGCCTGGTGGCCGTGTCTGTAG GGTATTTCCTGGAAGACTTCGTGGACATGCTGTGCAATCAGAAACTTCACCAGTCCTGGGAGCTGCTCTTCCATCACTCCGTG gTGATTGTCTGCTTTGGTATCGCGGTGCTGCTCCATCAATACATGGGCTTTGCCTTCGTGGCCTTACTGGTGGAGATCAACTCCATCTTCCTCCACCTGCGGCAGATCCTGCTCATGGCCGACCTGGTGCACACCACCTGCTACCGCCTCAACAGCATCGTCAACCTGGGCACCTACGTGGTGTTTCGCATCACCACGCTGGCCTGGATGACGCGCTGGCTGCTCCTCAACCGGCAGCACGTGCCCCTGGCAACGTACACTGTGGGCATAGTGGGCATGGCAATCATGATGCCCATGAACATCATCCTCTTCTACCGCCTGCTGCGTAGTGACTTCTTCAAGTCCAGCCGAGACGTGCAGCGGGAGAAGGAGAAATAG
- the TLCD2 gene encoding TLC domain-containing protein 2 isoform X3 produces the protein MAVGAGLLLVAGSFAAFRLLNRGLERLVPPPPSARRNRWKWRNIWTSLAHSVLSGGGALLGFYLYPGLHEDLVGTHPPGAHSLVAVSVGYFLEDFVDMLCNQKLHQSWELLFHHSVVIVCFGIAVLLHQYMGFAFVALLVEINSIFLHLRQILLMADLVHTTCYRLNSIVNLGTYVVFRITTLAWMTRWLLLNRQHVPLATYTVGIVGMAIMMPMNIILFYRLLRSDFFKSSRDVQREKEK, from the exons ATGGCTGTCGGTGCGGGGTTGCTGCTGGTGGCCGGTTCCTTCGCCGCTTTCCGCTTGTTGAACCGGGGCTTGGAGCGCTTGGTGCCGCCGCCTCCTTCGGCTCGGCGCAACCGCTGGAAGTGGCGAAACATCTGGACGTCGTTGGCACACAGCGTGCtcagcggcggcggggcgctgcTGGG GTTCTACCTCTACCCCGGGCTGCACGAGGACCTGGTGGGCACGCACCCGCCCGGGGCGCACAGCCTGGTGGCCGTGTCTGTAG GGTATTTCCTGGAAGACTTCGTGGACATGCTGTGCAATCAGAAACTTCACCAGTCCTGGGAGCTGCTCTTCCATCACTCCGTG gTGATTGTCTGCTTTGGTATCGCGGTGCTGCTCCATCAATACATGGGCTTTGCCTTCGTGGCCTTACTGGTGGAGATCAACTCCATCTTCCTCCACCTGCGGCAGATCCTGCTCATGGCCGACCTGGTGCACACCACCTGCTACCGCCTCAACAGCATCGTCAACCTGGGCACCTACGTGGTGTTTCGCATCACCACGCTGGCCTGGATGACGCGCTGGCTGCTCCTCAACCGGCAGCACGTGCCCCTGGCAACGTACACTGTGGGCATAGTGGGCATGGCAATCATGATGCCCATGAACATCATCCTCTTCTACCGCCTGCTGCGTAGTGACTTCTTCAAGTCCAGCCGAGACGTGCAGCGGGAGAAGGAGAAATAG
- the TLCD2 gene encoding TLC domain-containing protein 2 isoform X1, whose product MGQEPHQQQALGMFWGKTPQPQHHRGGVFSHPVPLSWRRALGGGGQGRCPHGVRTPLPRSFTAMPAAVSDERMPRAADTHPRGLLSHSSLFLSHALRGRTAPARPWKWKPTAAREGGSRSTLGTAAGCIPPPLLPFPTEQWRCPGLAPRQRGHGVRRCPVLPGRCRCPGRCWLGRGGAVVELPWVPHGELRVAHGCRCGVAAGGRFLRRFPLVEPGLGALGAAASFGSAQPLEVAKHLDVVGTQRAQRRRGAAGVLPLPRAARGPGGHAPARGAQPGGRVCRVFPGRLRGHAVQSETSPVLGAALPSLRGDCLLWYRGAAPSIHGLCLRGLTGGDQLHLPPPAADPAHGRPGAHHLLPPQQHRQPGHLRGVSHHHAGLDDALAAPQPAARAPGNVHCGHSGHGNHDAHEHHPLLPPAA is encoded by the exons ATGGGGCAAGAGCCTCACCAGCAGCAGGCGCTGGGGATGTTTTGGGGCAAAACACCCCAACCGCAGCACCACAGAGGAGGGGTGTTCAGCCACCCAGTGCCACTGAGCTGGAGAAGagccctcgggggggggggacaaggaaGGTGTCCCCACGGTGTCAGGACACCCCTGCCCCGCTCTTTCACTGCAATGCCTGCAGCCGTTTCCGACGAACGGATGCCACGGGCAGCTGACACACACCCCAGGGGCCTCCtttctcattcctccctcttccTGAGTCATGCACTGCGAGGAAGGACAGCCCCTGCACGTCCGTGGAAGTGGAAACCCACAGCAGCACGGGAGGGGGGCTCCCGCAGCACCCTCGGGACCGCTGCTggctgcatcccccccccccttctgccTTTCCCAACCGAGCAATGGCGATGCCCAGGGCTGGCCCCAAGACAACGGGGCCACGGGGTGAGGCGGTGCCCGGTGCTGCCggggcggtgccggtgcccgggGCGGTGCTGGTTGGGGCGAGGCGGAGCGGTCGTGGAGCTCCCTTGGGTGCCCCATGGGGAGCTGAGGGTTGCCCATGGCTGTCGGTGCGGGGTTGCTGCTGGTGGCCGGTTCCTTCGCCGCTTTCCGCTTGTTGAACCGGGGCTTGGAGCGCTTGGTGCCGCCGCCTCCTTCGGCTCGGCGCAACCGCTGGAAGTGGCGAAACATCTGGACGTCGTTGGCACACAGCGTGCtcagcggcggcggggcgctgcTGGG GTTCTACCTCTACCCCGGGCTGCACGAGGACCTGGTGGGCACGCACCCGCCCGGGGCGCACAGCCTGGTGGCCGTGTCTGTAG GGTATTTCCTGGAAGACTTCGTGGACATGCTGTGCAATCAGAAACTTCACCAGTCCTGGGAGCTGCTCTTCCATCACTCCGTG gTGATTGTCTGCTTTGGTATCGCGGTGCTGCTCCATCAATACATGGGCTTTGCCTTCGTGGCCTTACTGGTGGAGATCAACTCCATCTTCCTCCACCTGCGGCAGATCCTGCTCATGGCCGACCTGGTGCACACCACCTGCTACCGCCTCAACAGCATCGTCAACCTGGGCACCTACGTGGTGTTTCGCATCACCACGCTGGCCTGGATGACGCGCTGGCTGCTCCTCAACCGGCAGCACGTGCCCCTGGCAACGTACACTGTGGGCATAGTGGGCATGGCAATCATGATGCCCATGAACATCATCCTCTTCTACCGCCTGCTGCGTAG
- the LOC106041383 gene encoding apoptosis-inducing factor 3-like, protein MATGMDGDDTVTAEVCNEADIGDGELCEVMVAGHPVLLVRNKKEFSALGSRCPHYGAPLSKGVLRGHRLRCPWHGACFNIKTGDIEEYPSLDCLPCFKVTVEDGKVFVTAKKKDLESGVRVKDTSKRCLLNRTTALLLGGGVAALVCAETLRQEGFTGRIIMATKEKHAPYDKSRLIKETTMKAEDLYLRKPEFLSARDIELWTEKEAVSVDFQKQKVHFKDGSSQKYNQLLIATGSHSSFLKVPGADLQNVCHLQTPEDSSKILELAAGRNVVVVGASFIGMEAAAFLSDKAAAVSVVEKDEFPFQKTLGPQVGGVCMKMLQNKGVKFYTKTELCELKGKDGKVTEAIIASGEKLPADVVVLGIGAFPSSAFLKGTSIARDSSGAILVDLHMRTNIPNVFAAGDVVSFPVALLNGERSSIHHQQVAEAHGSIAAFNMLKKLKELHTVPFFWTTMLGKSIHYAGCGKGFTDTVVKGSLEQQKFLVFYIRDGFVTAAASLNCDPMVSLIAEVLYLGKRISKEEAEACDINQIPLLTET, encoded by the exons ATGGCCACCGGCATGGATGGCGATGACACCGTCACCGCCGAGGTCTGCAATGAAGCCGACATCGGCGATGGAGA GCTCTGTGAGGTGATGGTGGCCGGCCACCCGGTGCTGCTGGTGAGGAACAAGAAGGAGTTCAGCGCCCTGGGCAGTAGGTGCCCACACTATGGTGCTCCACTCAGCAAAG GGGTCTTGAGGGGGCATAGGCTGCGCTGCCCCTGGCATGGAGCCTGCTTTAACATCAAAACAGGAGATATTGAGGAATACCCTTCTCTGGACTGTCTTCCCTGCTTTAAG GTAACAGTGGAAGATGGAAAGGTGTTTGTTACAGCAAAAAAGAAG GATCTTGAAAGCGGCGTGAGGGTGAAGGACACAAGCAAACGGTGTCTCCTCAACCGGACCACAGCGCTGCTCCTTGGGGGAG GTGTGGCTGCCCTGGTCTGTGCAGAGACACTTCGCCAAGAGGGCTTTACTGGCAGGATCATCATGGCCACCAAAGAGAAACATGCTCCATATGACAAGTCCAGACTGATCAAG GAAACGACCATGAAAGCTGAGGACCTCTACCTAAGGAAACCTGAATTCCTCAGTGCTCGTGACATAGAGCTCTGGACAGAGAAAGAG GCAGTGTCGGTGGATTTCCAGAAGCAGAAGGTCCACTTCAAGGATGGATCCTCTCAGAAGTACAATCAGCTGCTCATTGCAACAGGCAGCCA ctcCAGCTTCCTCAAAGTCCCAGGTGCAGATCTGCAGAACGTATGTCATCTCCAAACCCCAGAAGACTCTAGCAAGATCTTAGAGCTGGCAGCTGGCAGGAATGTGGTGGTCGTAGGAGCTTCATTCATAG GAATGGAGGCAGCTGCCTTCCTCTCAGAcaaggctgctgctgtctcAGTGGTGGAAAAAGACGAGTTCCCTTTCCAGAAAACGCTGGGTCCTCAGGTCGGAGGCGTTTGCATGAAG atgctGCAGAATAAAGGGGTGAAGTTTTACACGAAAACAGAACTCTGTGAGCTGAAAGGGAAGGATGGAAAG GTCACAGAGGCCATTATTGCCAGCGGAGAAAAACTACCTGCAGACGTGGTGGTGCTGGGAATAG GGGCGTTTCCCAGCTCTGCGTTTCTGAAGGGCACCTCCATCGCCAGAGACAGCAGCGGTGCCATCCTGGTGGATCTG CACATGCGGACCAACATCCCCAACGTCTTTGCTGCGGGGGACGTGGTCTCCTTTCCTGTAGCGCTGCTCAACGGGGAGCGTTCCAGCATCCATCACCAACAGGTGGCCGAGGCCCACG GTTCCATTGCTGCCTTTAACATGCTGAAGAAACTGAAGGAGTTGCACACTGTCCCCTTCTTCTGGACCACAATGCTTGGGAAAAGCATCCACTACGCAG GCTGCGGGAAGGGATTCACAGACACCGTTGTGAAGGGCAGCTTGGAGCAGCAGAAGTTCCTGGTTTTTTACATCAG gGATGGTTTCGTGACTGCAGCTGCCAGCCTGAACTGTGACCCCATGGTGTCTCTGATTGCAGAAGTTTTATACTTGGGGAAACGAATCTCTAAAGAAGAAGCAGA GGCCTGTGATATCAACCAAATACCCCTGCTGACAGAAACCTGA